In Candidatus Ozemobacteraceae bacterium, the sequence CGCACATGTCTTCAACCAGGATCCCGGCGCCCTCAAAGCCGGCCGGTATGACGTCGGGGTTGAAGTTCAGGGCTCCAAGGGCGTCAAGACGTATGTGATGAAGCCGACCGGCGATATCGCCGGCGGGGTCTTGCGGACGTTCCGTCTGAAGGTGCCGCTGAACGCTGGAGGCAAACCCGAGCTGGTCAGGGCGTTCGCTCGTATCGACGGTCGGAAAATCTGGTCCGAGCCGTTTGCCGGCAGCCGCCAGGCTGCCGTGAAGAGCTCCGACGGCGTCGTCACGACGCTGTATACGGAAGTCGCTCCGGAACCAGGCTCCGATGCGCCGCCTCGAGAAATCCCCTTCGAGAACGAGGTCGTCCGCCCGGCCGCTCCGAAGACCGCAGCCGCATCGACGCAGAAGAAGCCCGCGACCGGCGCCGCTGCGGCCGTTCCTACCGCGAAGCCCGGCAAAACGGCCGGTGTCGCCCCCGTGCCGGCGAAGAGCGGAATTGCTCCCGTCGCGCCGGCGGTTCCGGCCGCGGTGTCCGCGAAGCCTTCGACGGACGTCGTCGCGAAGAATCCCTCCCCGGCACCCGCGGCGAAGCCTCGCGTGATCAATCCGAACGAGTTCAAGACCCTCCACACCATCGACGAGGAACTGGTGATCTACGTCGTGAAGGCCGGAGACACCCTCCAGAGCGTTGCCGAGCGGTATTATGGCGATGCGGGTCATGACAGGACCATCGCCGACCTCAACTTCATCGAAGCCCGTGCTCAGGTCAAGCCCGGCGAGGAGATCATCGTCGATGTGAAGCCGCTTTCGGGGCTGAAGCAGAACACCGCCCAGAAGGAACCGAAGAAGGACTCGAAGAATGAACCGAAGAAGGAAACCTCGGTTCGCCCCTCCGAAAAGGCGTCAGAAGCGATTGCCGCCGGCGATGCTTCGGCGTGTGTCCAGCGGTACACGATCCAGAACGGAGACACGCTCGCGATCATCGCGAAGCGGTTCTACGGCAAGGCGTCGAAGGCCGGCATCATCATCAAGGCCAACCCGGGACTGAATCCGAAGAACCTCAAGATCGGAACCGAAGTGGTGATCCCCGCTGAGAAGGGAGACAAGGCATGATGACGAACTCGATGACCGTGAAGCGGGGAGGGGGCGTGAAGTCGCCGCTCGTCCAGATCAACAGTGTCGGCCACGCCGGCGTCGCGTTCCAGGTCAAGGGGAAGGCGTTCCAGGAGGGATATCTGTTTCTCACCCCCGAAATGCTCCGCCTGTTCCCCTTCAAGGAGGAGCTCAGTTCGATCCTGTTCGTCGACGACGCCGAAGTTGTATATTCAGCGATATATCACAAGGCCCGCGGCTACATGGTCTGCCTGTCCTTCGGCGAATGGTGGGAGAAGAACCAGATGCGCGAAGGGGATCAGATCGGCATCGAGCTGATCAGCCTGGCCGAGCGCCGCTACCGGCTGTATCGCGTCGTTCCCGATGCGGAAAAACTTGCCGCGAAATCCGACGAGGTCAAGATCACGATGCGCTCCGGCGGAGACCTGCCGATCCAGTATACGTCGGGGAACCTCGAAGTCCTTCGCAAGCTGATCGCCGGCGATTTCTCCCCCTACGCCGAGACCGGGCTGATCCTTCAGGGCGAGGAAATGAACGCCCGCGGCGATGACCAGGAGCTGATGTCGCTCGCCACGTGTTTCGGCGTCTCGGCGTATCAGCATCAGCTGAACACCGTTCACAGCGTGCTCGGGCGCTACAACGGCCGCGCCCTGCTCGCGGACGAGGTCGGTCTGGGCAAAACCATCGAAGCGGGGCTGATTCTCAAGGAATACCTGCTTCGCGGCATGGTGCGTAAGGTCCTGATCCTCACGCCGGCCTTGCTGATCACGCAGTGGCAGCAGGAACTCAAGACCAAGTTCGACCTCAGCTTCAAGAACCACAACGAGATTTCCGACTGGGAGCAGTCCGACCTGGTCATCGCCTCGCTCGACACCGCGAAAAGCCAGAAGAACCAGAAATCGGTCCAGAAGGTCAACTACGACCTGCTGATCATCGATGAAGCGCACAAGCTGAAGAACAAAAAAACGCAGAACTGGAAGTTCGTGAACTCGATCAAGACGAAGTATCTGCTGATGCTCACCGCGACGCCGATCCAGAACGACCTGATCGAACTGTTCAACCTGATCACGATCCTCAAGCCGGGCCACCTGTCGACCCTGCAGAAGTTCAAGAGCGACTTTCTGGCCGAGCGCGACAAGCGCATTCCGAAAAACTCGCTGAAACTGCGGGCCATGCTGTCGGAGATCATGATCCGACACCGCCGCAGCGACACGATGATCAAGTTCCCCCAGCGGTTCGTCCATACCCAGGCGATCAATCTCAAGCCCGACGAGGCGCGCCTGTACAGCGAACTGACCGACTTCATCCGTCGCCGCTACTTTACCCTGCCGACCCACAACAATCCTCGCGGCATCAATCGCCTCACCCTCATCCTCCTGCAGAAACTGATGGGAAGCTCGACGCAGGCGCTCAAACGGGCGCTCACGAAGATGATTTCCAGCAACTTCTACAAGGACGATTTCGACGAATCCCTCAAGCGGCTTCTCGATCTCGCCAACAACGTCGGCATGTCGAGAAAAACCGAGGTCCTTCTGGAACTGCTCGGCAATCTCAACGAGAAGCTGATCATCTTCACGCAGTTCCGCGGCACCCAGGATTATCTCGCAGACCTGCTTCGCGAGAAAGGGTATTCGGTCTCGATCTTCAACGGACAGCTGTCGCAGGCCGAGAAGGATGCGTGCATCGAGTCGTTCCGGAACAAGAACCAGATCCTGATCTCGACCGAGTCCGGCGGCGAAGGCCGCAACCTGCAGTTCTGCAAGGTGCTCGTCAACTACGATCTGCCCTGGAACCCGATGCGCATCGAACAGCGAATCGGTCGTATCCACCGCCTCGGGCAGACAGACGACGTTCATATCATCAACCTCAGCGCGAGCGACACGATCGAGTCCTACGTGCTCGAGCTGCTCGACAAGAAGATCAACATGTTCCGCCTCATCATCGGCGAGCTCGAAATGATTCTTGGCAATATGCATTCGAAGAAGACGCTCGAGCAGATCATCATCGATATCGTGACGATGTCGCCCAACCAGGAAGCGATGAAGCGCAAGTTCCAGACGCTCGGCAACAAGCTCGAAAAGGCCCTCAAGATCCATCAGGACATCACCCGCGCCCAGGAGGACATCTTCAATGGAAACGAGTAAAATCCAGACCCTCGTCTTCTCGTTCATGGACAAGGTCGGCATTTCCAGGTGGGAAACCTCCGAGGGCGTCTGGTGCGCCG encodes:
- a CDS encoding LysM peptidoglycan-binding domain-containing protein; translation: MRQTIRNLGLLAGLLSLCAPLAAEPVVGGYVLERLPGGKQAVVDGRNIVLAHVFNQDPGALKAGRYDVGVEVQGSKGVKTYVMKPTGDIAGGVLRTFRLKVPLNAGGKPELVRAFARIDGRKIWSEPFAGSRQAAVKSSDGVVTTLYTEVAPEPGSDAPPREIPFENEVVRPAAPKTAAASTQKKPATGAAAAVPTAKPGKTAGVAPVPAKSGIAPVAPAVPAAVSAKPSTDVVAKNPSPAPAAKPRVINPNEFKTLHTIDEELVIYVVKAGDTLQSVAERYYGDAGHDRTIADLNFIEARAQVKPGEEIIVDVKPLSGLKQNTAQKEPKKDSKNEPKKETSVRPSEKASEAIAAGDASACVQRYTIQNGDTLAIIAKRFYGKASKAGIIIKANPGLNPKNLKIGTEVVIPAEKGDKA
- a CDS encoding SNF2-related protein — its product is MMTNSMTVKRGGGVKSPLVQINSVGHAGVAFQVKGKAFQEGYLFLTPEMLRLFPFKEELSSILFVDDAEVVYSAIYHKARGYMVCLSFGEWWEKNQMREGDQIGIELISLAERRYRLYRVVPDAEKLAAKSDEVKITMRSGGDLPIQYTSGNLEVLRKLIAGDFSPYAETGLILQGEEMNARGDDQELMSLATCFGVSAYQHQLNTVHSVLGRYNGRALLADEVGLGKTIEAGLILKEYLLRGMVRKVLILTPALLITQWQQELKTKFDLSFKNHNEISDWEQSDLVIASLDTAKSQKNQKSVQKVNYDLLIIDEAHKLKNKKTQNWKFVNSIKTKYLLMLTATPIQNDLIELFNLITILKPGHLSTLQKFKSDFLAERDKRIPKNSLKLRAMLSEIMIRHRRSDTMIKFPQRFVHTQAINLKPDEARLYSELTDFIRRRYFTLPTHNNPRGINRLTLILLQKLMGSSTQALKRALTKMISSNFYKDDFDESLKRLLDLANNVGMSRKTEVLLELLGNLNEKLIIFTQFRGTQDYLADLLREKGYSVSIFNGQLSQAEKDACIESFRNKNQILISTESGGEGRNLQFCKVLVNYDLPWNPMRIEQRIGRIHRLGQTDDVHIINLSASDTIESYVLELLDKKINMFRLIIGELEMILGNMHSKKTLEQIIIDIVTMSPNQEAMKRKFQTLGNKLEKALKIHQDITRAQEDIFNGNE